Genomic segment of Aquarana catesbeiana isolate 2022-GZ linkage group LG02, ASM4218655v1, whole genome shotgun sequence:
CGTAGCGGGAGTTAAAGTACCCGTAGACGTATTCTGGCTTGTTTtcctttccatatcagttccctgaaCAGGCTCTCGATTTTGTTGAACCACTTCTTGCATATCCACACAGGAGAAttatgcaaaacatacagcaattgTGGCAGCCAAATCATTTTTTATCAAACTGCatcttcctgccactgataaaGGAAAACGTTTCCATATCcctatcttttgtttgaatttcaACAAGAGTGGGAGAAGGTTTTTACTAATGTATTGGTTAGGATCCCTAGTCATGACGATTCCCAGGTATTTCAATGCGTCCACTATTACCAACTGGCGCATTTCTTGCACTGTTATCAAATCGATGGGGTCTATAGGTAATAACTCGGACTTTTCCCAATTTATCTCGAGTCCTGAAAAGCTGCCGAACAGCTCCACCATTCTCATTGCCTTTAACAGTGATTTGCTCATGTCCCCCAAAAAAAGCAAGATATCGTCCGCGTACAGCGCAATTTTATCCTCACCCGTCCTTCTCTGGAAACCGACTATCTCGGAACTCGCTCTTATAGATACTGTATGAtagtgtagctttagctgagaaaTCAAATATTTCAATGaagtaattttctttattttttattacctaGGTCAATGAAGATTACTTGCAATCAGTAGTTTCTTCTAATGCAACTTTTACCCATGTGACGGAATTCATAATTTTTGGATTCCCCAGCCTCCAGAATTACCACATTTTGCTTTCTTGTGTATTACTTTGTATCTACCTCTTCACCCTCTCTGGCAATGGCATTATCTTCTTCTTGGTCATCTTTGACCGGCATCTCCATACCCCTATGTATTTCTTTGTCAGCAACTTGTCATTTATAGACATGGCTTACACTTCAGTAACCATCCCGAAGATGTTGGCCAAGTTCCTCATGAAGCTGGATATTATTTCCTACAACGCCTGCTTCACACAGATGTATATTTTCCTGTCTTTAGGAGCAACAGAGTGTTTTCTCTTGGCCATAATGGCCTACGATCGCTACATAGCTGTATGCTCACCCTTACACTACCAAACCATCATGACAAGACAACTTTACATAATACTGTCAATGGTGGCCTGGTCTGGAGGCTTTGCAACTCCGCTCACAGCCACCCTTCTTGCTTTAAAATTACCATTCTGTGGTCCCAATATAATCTACCATTACTACTGTGACACTCCTCCATTGCTGCAATTGGCTTGTGCCAACACATCCTTCAATGTAGCCATTGGGTCTACCATTGGTGCCGTTGTCATTTTGGTAAGCTTTGCTGTAATTGTTATATCTTACATTAAGATTATTTTAGTGATCCTCAGAATCAGTTCCCATGTTGGCCGCAAGAAAACTTTTTCTACCTGTGCCTCTCACTTTACAGTTGTCAGTATATTTTTCTTGCCCATTATGTTCATGTACATTCGTCCAACAGCCTCCTACTCATCTGACGTGGACTCCTTGGTGTCCATGTTATATACAGTATTAACTCCCCTAATGAATCCCATAATATACAGTCTGAGAAACAAAGATATTAAATCTGCTTTTCAGAAGAAAACTGGCTTCATCTGTACCAGAAGTATCTTGAGCACGGAATAGAATGCATGTGATTACTGATTGAAGCGATTGATTAACTTGGATATACTGTATGTCCTTTAAAAGATGAATTTAATGGACATTCTGGTGCCTACTGGACTGCACAATCACTCTGCACAACTGTTATCATGGAGATTTGGAGGGGCAATACTATTGGAGGTCCTGGGTACAATCTCTATCTCACTGCACATCTATTTCTGTGGTTTCTAAAATGTAATCATCCAAATAAaactgattaggaacagcaatctctctgtacccccagtcagtcccctcccaccacagttagaaacacctcccagggaacacatttaaccccttgatcaccactagtgttaaccccttccctgccagtgtcatttatacagcagggacgtgcggtgagttCAGTGGCTGGTGAGTCACTGGCTAGTATcaaagccagatacacacaggttacatacgccacgatcattagagtgagagcaataattctagcactagacctcttctgtaactctaaacatgtaatctgtaaaaaaaaattaaagcgtttttttaatttttaagtactgaagtttggtgcgaTTCTACGAGTGTGACATGtgtttaaagcgtgacatgttaggtatctatttacttggcgtaacatcatctttcacattatacaaaaaaaattgtgttacctttagtgtttttttttcttttttttttttttttttaattcattaaagttttttttttaaaaacacgtttgaaaaattgctgcgcaaatatcatgtaacataaaaagttgtaatgaccaccattttattccaagggtgtctgctaaaacaatatatataatgtttgggggttctgcgtaattttctagcaaaaaaattatgattattacatgtaggagcgaagtgtcagaattgtcctgggtggcaaggggttaattaccatatgtaatatacaaataattattatatattatttttaaggtaatttatcatattttcaaaaactgtactcaagcaggtggcttaacgaaattactgaagtttgaagttataacgcaaaccagtaatttcacagtaaatagataaataataagttattatgttataacatatagcatataaatatatgatttagcttgagtATAACAGTAACTTTTtactgagagtaatgaaggtatagaaataggtgtccaaagtacttgcggccaatctgctagcggtacaccaacatcggattttagcaggcaaatttctctaccccagttgctaaaccgtctaaagaaattcattcccagccatccacatgctcagcatctgaatgctagcttggccaaattgctagcactgcaactgctgccttttcagctggtagactctgccccctttcgtgaatttgtggcatgtggggtacctcagtggcaggttcccaaacgccatttcttttcacggaaggccattccggctctctaccagcatgtggaaggcaatgtcttggccttgttggacagggcggtcagcagtaaggtgcatattactgctgactcatggtccagcaggcatggacagggatgttacctttctttcacggcgcactgggtaactctgctggcagctgggaaggatgcaggacagggttcaatattgttggagcttgttccgccacaacgcctccaaaatgctagtattggtgattctgctacagctctctcctccaccccctcctcttcttcttcctctatggcctctctgcagatttctcctctgaaccagcggtgctccataggcgttcaaggggctacgcaagcactcaggtaaaaagatgccatggcctgtcctgcatcctgttgatcggctcacattcataaaaatgaatcagtcttggatcaccagctaccaagcacctgatgctgatgtaactgatttttctatggatgtggcatcccttgaagactgcatatgctgagtgactatcctattatgctgagtgactatcctattcctcctcaatcttatgatgatagcttctaggaatattttcagttcaggttACCACcaacactgcctaaggcccaatttttctgcccctgtttaacaggggcgcgtaattacagtttttgatccaatatttagcagcagggcctgttcttgcgctcaacaaaagtatctgtgaggctttacagtgttgtgccaccaccaccgcctaaggcccaatttttctgcccctgtttaacaggggcgcttaattacaatttttgatctaatatttcacagcagggcctgttcctgcactcaacaaaagtatcagtgaggctttacagtgttatcccaccaccaccaccgcctaaggcccaatttttatgcccctgtttaacaggggcgcataattttcaatttttgatctaatatttcacagcagggcctgttcctgtgctcaacaaaagtatctgtgaggctttacagtgttgtgccaccaccaccccctAAGAACCAATTTTTCcgctctgtttaacaggggcacgtaattacaattcttgatataatatttcacagcagggcccgttccagcacccaccaagagtaactgtgagggcttgcagtgttctggtaccaccaacacgtaaggcccaattttccaccaagtgtatagggcaggccgtatagtatattttcaaactattttcaaacatccgacttacaaacgactcctactcctaatacgggaaaaatgtgtctccactgatgctttatcaccaatctttgcttccctaataacccaaaattttcaaaattcaattgtcattgggacagaaagtgaggtgaaatcttctgaactggggcacagacagcaaaacaaatgttacaggggtgatgataacctttCCCCATGttatctaaaaagcttaaaaatagatttttttggctggagctacacttacaaaatgtacctgttccaaattacaaacagattcaacttaagaacaaacctacagtccctatcttgtttgcaatccggggaccacctgtatactgctgctgttcagagtatataggaccttggggccccaaagcctttttttttaaattcgggtgcagggttcaccttaatatccataccagacccaaagggcctggtaatgggctgggggggggcaacattacattacagccgcaagcagttttaaatgacttttattcctttagaaatgtcattttgtgcaaggactgttctaaacacaggaaaaatgcgccactttataggcatactatagacaccccccaggtacgatatttaaaggaatatttcacttttattatttcactttaagcattcttaaaatcactgctcccgaaaaaacggctgtttttaaaactttttttttgcattgatacatgtcccctggggcaggacccaggtccccaaacactttttatgacaataacttgcatattagcctttaaaattaacacttttgatttttcacgttcgagtcccatagactttaacggtgttcgcgtgttcgcacaaatttttggtctgttcacatgttctgccgcaaaccgaacccgggggtgttcggctcatccctactcctcataaCCTCAAACCTTCTGTATAAGAGTAACCCTCCCAGACCCACCTATTTTATATATGCATCAATTCCATCTACACCCAGTTTTCCAACAGCGGCACCAAACTACAGTCAGACACAGTACTTCGTGCCTATGACTCCTAGTCTCACCACACCCCCAAGGGTCATCAGCAGTAATACATTTTGTGTCagctttttcttttgtttgttttttgtgggttgaactggatggacttgtgactttttcCAACCAGATTTCTTAtctaactacactatattaccaaaagtattgagacacttgcctttacactcacatgaactttaatggcatcctagttttagtccatagggttcaatattcagttggcccaccctataacagcttcaactctcctgggaaggctgtccacaaggtttaggagtgtgtctatgggaatgtttgaccattcttccagaagcgcatttgtgaggtcaggtactgatgttggacgaaaggcctgtctcgcagtctccgttctaattcatcccaaaggtgttctatcaggttgaagtcagaactctgtgcaggccagtcaagttcctccactcgctcatccatgtcttgcaTTAAAAAGTAGTAACTGAATGGGATCAGACAGAAGCATAGGCCATGAACTAAGCAAATGTCGATAATGAGTGGTAGTAAAGACAAGGACAACAGCAGGTATCCAGGGAGCAAGATATCAGTTGCAGAgatcacaataatctggcaaacaggaagcacAGAAAAATGGCTTAAATCAAAAAATTAATGTAatgagcaaagggttcaaggttcaccagacaCAAGACACAAAGCAAGGTTGTCCAAGGAATCGGGTAGGACACTGTTAAGCATCCCTGGTGGCACAGTGAGAAGAGTCACAGCCATACACTGCAGAGGTTGTAGGTTTAAATCTGGATCCTGACACTTAGATTTAAACCTCAGCATTTTCTTTATCCTAAATGTCTATACTATCCTTGGCTTAGGCTGAGTATCCAACTCAAAATACACCTTAACTGGTGTTTTCTGCGTCGTTGCACAAACCATGTCATACAAAGTTACCCTAGCCTTGATTATTCTATGTGCGGTCTTTTTAGTGGGTGTATTTACCCTTTCAGCCTTTAAATTTTCACAATTATAAATATGGCTTATTTTTGCAATATGACCCCTTGCATTCATTTGTCTCCACACTAGCTGAAACCATTATAAGCCCTATTGGATCTCACAGGAGGGAAAGTCAGACCTTGTCTCAGGCTTTAGAATTGACTATACAGGAGATCCATCTGCTTTAATCTTTCTACATTTTGTATCTTTATAGGCGCCTACTCATCTATGTTGACCCTTTCTACATGTTTTTAAAATAACTTAAGCCTCTATTTGATCGCTATGCTTCTTATGAGTCTAGAATCATATTCACAATTTCAATATGATCAAATAACTTATCTTGAAAAAATGTCCTGCCCgttaccctagccataacccttTTCCACATCTCCATGCAGGTTTCTCTCATTATTACCCCCCCCCATATCATGGAAGCATGCATGAAAGATAAGGACCTCCTTGACAGAGAGGCACATAGGGGTTATGAATTATGAAATAAGAACTGAACCTACACCTTAGAGATCCAAACCCTTTGTATTTCCATTATACTACTTCTTAGGAAGTCAGCTAATTAAAGAGgaattaaagtcttcttttttatgTAGCGACCTCCcggacctctagaggcctaatggtgacctacaCAGTTAGAgtgagctgacatccttccttgtagagtagAGTTAACAGGcattgtgggtgtaatgcaagatgaaatgatgggcaccagtcactttttgaatgtgaacaagagatttattgtctcttaacaggaACTGTGGGtgagcgggttagggccaggacacccttaggtagatgcagtggtaattggcagactttgagacactataggtagacagctataaagggaaaggcctccagccggatgccaCATCTGTAtgggtaggactgctgtctcctatggcaactgaacttgcaaCAGTTACTAAcagtacataactcttggtaacacagaatagttcttctcttatctcacagtatcccactgtaggtcttcactcactgagctccaagtctctcactagacttccagatcccaatCATTAtcagatctcctgagctcttccacagctaacccgctgtatacgcCTGTGATTGGCCCAAATTTATTCAGCAGGAGGACAACGAccgtaaacatacagccaatgtcattaaaagcTATGTTTAGTGTAAAGGAGAAcatggagtcctggaagtgatggtttggtccccacaaagccgtgatctcaacatcatggagccTGTCTGGGATTAcctacatctacagaagatctgtgcttagttctccaagatgtttggaacaacctacctgccgagttccttcaataactgcgtgcaagtgtacctagaagagctgatgctgttttgaaggcaaagaccGGCTGATTTGAATTtatcttctgttcatttattttctattttgttaattgataaaaataaactattaacacgtCTATATCTAAAAGCACTATTagtttacagctttttttttcacaaatgcctaaaactttcacacagtaCTATTCTTACCTCTttttcctctgaatcattcaatTGCACAGTATGTGTAAAATCTGAGCTTCACCTGTAGAGCTCTGTAAACAGCAGATATTACTAACAGAGCAGGTGAGGATAGCCATGAACATGTGAAAAgtggaaaataaaaatacacaatattAAATTTCAAGCAGTTTGATATCACTGGGAAAGGAAATTCTACTTCCAATTTTCTAACCAACAATGGGAAAGAatatgtgtatttacacacacatgtTCTGTTAGCTCAAAGATACAAAATCTGCCTATAAAGGTGTAGAACACCCTAGAACACATAAGTCAAACAGAAGGCCAAAGGTCGAatctggcccaccaggccatttgATGTGGTCCTTGCGCCTCTCCTGCAGCACCCTCTCATCTCTCATCCACCTTGtcccagcagtcggcagcagaCAGCAGGACAGAACTCCTCTACCAGATCCTGCGTTTCTCCATGCAGCCGCAGAGAGGCTCACCTGTGTCCCCGCCCCGCCCATCTCACCAGTGAGCAGCAGAGaagagaactcctcctacagatcctgcacctctctgtgcagccgcagcaccctctcatctccacctcccctggtctcagcattcagcagactctggcagctgacttcggccctcttctggtcctcctccagaccctgcactttttgcTTCCCATCTCAGCTTCTTCTCAGCAGCAGCACACAGTAACGGGTGTGCCCCCACTGGGATGTAAGGGAGTTTggaggactcttgacttctgataagAGAATATATGCCCAAAGAGTAAAGAGTGGAGTTTTTAGgtgcaaaaaaaaatcagaaatcaaATACAAAACAatagaaaatgtattattacataaacAGTGTAAAACTACTTATACAGTTAGGGCAAAAAACAGCCCAGTGTTCACAATACAAAAGAAGAGttacctctacatgtttcaccacaaacgtggcttcttctggagttTTTGAAGGACCTTTATTTTAAAACATTACCACTAAAACGAAAAAGAATAAaatcaatagggatgggccgaacaccccccagttcggttcgcagcagaacatgcgaacaggcaaaaaatttgttcgaacacgcaaacaccgttaaagtctatgggacgcgaacatgaaaaatcaaaagtgttaattctaagggttaatatgcaagttattgtcataaaaagtgtttggggacctgggtcctgccccaggggacatgtatcaatgcaaaaaaaagttttaaaatcgtcagttttttcgggagcagtgattttaataatgcttaaaatgaaacaataaaagtgaaatattcctttaaattttgcacctgggggtgtttagaacagtccctgcacaaaaagacatctctaaaggaaaaaaagtaatttaaaagtaataacggctatagtgaattgtcgggtctcggcaatacagataaaagtcattgaaaaaaaggcctgggatccccccagtccattaccagccctttgggtctggtatgaatattaaggggaaccccggaccaaaatttagaaaaaaatttgggggggtccccccaaattccataccaggctcttcaggtctggtatggattttaaggggaaccctgtgccaattttttttttaatggcgtaggggtccccctcaaaatccataccagacccttcaggtctggtatggattttaaggggaaccctgtgccaaaatttaaaaaaaatggcatggggtccccccaaatatccatatgagacccttatccaagcacgcaacctggcagtccgcaggaaaagagggggggatgagagcgccccccctcctgaaccgtaccaggccacatgccctcaacatggggagggtgctttggggtagccccccaaagcaccttgtccccatgttgatggggacaagggcctcatcccccacattgttgtggggatctgcgggcgggggtccccttgtttgaaatggtaacaggtacattgtacctgtatcatttcacaaaaaaaagtgtaaaatttttaaaaaaaccacaagacagactttgggacaagtcctttattaaaaaataaaaaaataaaaatgtcccacgaagtccattcatcttcttctcttgctccgctgacagacagaaaaaaaacccacacgccgccaccgatccgcctccatgggccccaccctcagttatagaagaactgtcacctgcgaggacacgtcatacggtgggtgcctcccagaGGTGGATCGGTGGcggtggttttttgttttttttctcgttCCGCCGGCGGAGCAAGagaaagaagatgaatggacttcgtgggacatttttatcttttacttttttatgtcccaaagtgtgtcttgtggttttttaaaaatatgacactttttttgtgaaatggtacgggtacaatgtacctgttaccatgcaaacagggggggccgggatctgggggtccccttgttaaagggggcttccaaattccaacaagccccctgcccgcagacccccacaaccaccaagcaagggttgtggggatgaggcccttgtccccatcaacatggggacaaggtgctttggggggctaccccaaagcactctccccatgttgagggcatgtgacctggtacagttcaggaggagaggcgctctctcgccccccctcttttcctgcggcctgccaggttgcgtgctcagataagggtccagtatggatttttggggggacccctacgccattttttttttaaatttggcttggggttccccttaaaatccataccagacctgaagggcctggtatggaatttggggggaccaccacgcaatttttatttaaaattttggttcaggtttccccttaatattcataccagacacaaagggcctggtaatcgactggggggatcccatgctgtttttttcaatgacttttatctgtattgccgagacctgacaattcactatagctgctattacttttaaatgacttttttttctttagaaatgacattttgtgcagggactgttctaaacacgggaaaaatgcaccactttacaggcatactatagacttccccaggtataaaattttaaggaatatttcacttttattgtttcactttaagcattattaaaatcactgctcccgaaaaaacgtccgttttataaaaaaaaaaaatcattgatacatgtcctgcggggcaggacccagatccccaacactttttatgacaataacttgcatataagcctttaaaatgaacacttttgatttttcatgttaatttcccatagactttaatggtgttccggcggcttttgaatttgccccaaacaccgcatattgttcggtgttcgctagAACATCCAAAGATCGGcctcaaacttatgctcgggctgaaccgttcacccatccctaaaaATCAATATTAAATTTACATAAACAGCAATACATCCATATAGGGATCCCAAGAGGTCCACATTGGCTCTCTTGGGATCCCTATATGGATGTATTGCTGCTTATGTAAATTTATTATtgattttattcttttttgttttagtggtaatgttttaaaataaaggtcctacaaaagctccagaagaagccacgtttgtggtgaaacatgtagaggcaaccattcttttgtattgtgaccacTGGGCTGTTTTTTGCCCTAATTGTATAAGTAGTTTTATACTgtttatgtaataatacattttcttttttgtatttgatTTCTGATTTTTTTGCACCTAAAAACTCCACTCTTTGCTCTTTGGGCATATATTCTCTTGTTATATTTAAAGGAGGTGGTGCGCATAGTGAATATCTCCAAGCTCCAATACCAATTTAATATATTGTTCTTGACTTCTCATGTAAAGGGGAGAGGGGTTTTGACATCGGATTTAAGGGAGGGGGTGCTCTGAAGATTTAGTTTTACAGAtatcctttgagggcaaccataatgctgatgtggcccgcgaTGACATtgtgtttgacacccctgccctagaaaTTGCAGAAAATGTTCACAAGAGTCTCTGACAGACTGACATATGCTGGTGCTGTTTTTCAGAGAGAGGCACTATTCTCTATATTTGGTGGGGATGTTGAATTGATACAACTATTCTGACAACAGGTCTGCTTTGGATAACACAACTCATGGGTACTTTCCACCTTATTCCTTTCATACCCTACCCCTCTCTGCTCAACCCTCCCTTCCTCTCATTTTTTTCCAAACATCTTAATTCTTTTTCTtttcacccctcacatttctgtaaatatttcattatatcttttcatgtgacaacactgaagaaatgacaaacgGAAGGcccaggagcgcaaggtctctaacatccaccagctccgtgatgtcatcatggaggagtagaagaggtctccagtggcaacctgtgaagttctggtgaactccatgcccaagagggttaaggcagtgctggaaaataatggtggctaaacaaaatattgacattttgggcccaatttggacattttcacttaggggtgtactcacttttgttgccagcagtttagatattaatggctgtgtgttgagttattttgaggggacagcaaatttacactgttatacaagctgtacacttcactgctttacattgta
This window contains:
- the LOC141126511 gene encoding olfactory receptor 6N1-like; protein product: MPQIRIPGHGLTANPVKILDAFQTFYTKLYTASPPKNTEAIKTFLDNLPIPLLSHDHKNSLKAPFTEEEVLLKELKSGSALGPDRLSNPYYKSFANILGLHLAKFFNTKTRRDPLDLQPYSAFIAVIPKLDKNPEEKVKVISIVDSCKSLLVLFAMGVDLWKVNEDYLQSVVSSNATFTHVTEFIIFGFPSLQNYHILLSCVLLCIYLFTLSGNGIIFFLVIFDRHLHTPMYFFVSNLSFIDMAYTSVTIPKMLAKFLMKLDIISYNACFTQMYIFLSLGATECFLLAIMAYDRYIAVCSPLHYQTIMTRQLYIILSMVAWSGGFATPLTATLLALKLPFCGPNIIYHYYCDTPPLLQLACANTSFNVAIGSTIGAVVILVSFAVIVISYIKIILVILRISSHVGRKKTFSTCASHFTVVSIFFLPIMFMYIRPTASYSSDVDSLVSMLYTVLTPLMNPIIYSLRNKDIKSAFQKKTGFICTRSILSTE